The proteins below are encoded in one region of Pseudomonas putida NBRC 14164:
- a CDS encoding efflux RND transporter periplasmic adaptor subunit, with protein MLRHALSIALPAVAALLLTACGQEATPPAAPRPALVVQPQPAEAAADSYPGEVRARFEPDLAFRIGGKVTKRLVEEGQRVKADQPLAELDPQDVRLQLEANRAQMAAAEANLALVRAERDRYQKLLDRQMVSHSQFDNAENLYRAGLARLKQAKAEFDVAGNQAEYAVLRAPQAGVVAKRQVEVGQVVAAGQTVFTLAADGEREVVIGLPEQQFARFAVGQPVSVELWSHPQARFQGRIRELSPAADPRSRTFAARIAFTSAATPAELGQSARVFIAHDGLIPLAVPLSAVTAENGQAYVWRVNKDSRLERAEVRLGAYGSDSVPVLEGLAAGDWVVAAGGHVLREGQEIRPVDRSNRVVKLTAKE; from the coding sequence ATGTTGCGCCATGCCTTGTCCATCGCCTTGCCCGCCGTTGCCGCGTTGCTACTGACGGCATGCGGTCAGGAAGCCACCCCGCCTGCCGCGCCGCGCCCGGCGCTGGTGGTGCAGCCGCAGCCGGCCGAAGCGGCTGCCGACAGCTACCCCGGCGAAGTACGTGCGCGCTTCGAGCCGGACCTGGCCTTCCGCATTGGCGGCAAGGTCACCAAGCGTCTGGTTGAGGAGGGGCAGCGAGTCAAGGCCGACCAGCCGCTGGCTGAGCTGGACCCGCAGGACGTGCGCCTGCAACTGGAAGCCAACCGCGCCCAGATGGCGGCTGCCGAGGCCAACCTGGCGCTGGTGCGCGCCGAGCGTGACCGCTACCAGAAGCTGCTGGACCGGCAGATGGTCAGCCATTCCCAGTTCGACAATGCCGAGAATTTGTACCGCGCCGGCCTTGCCCGGCTGAAACAGGCCAAGGCCGAGTTCGACGTGGCTGGCAACCAGGCCGAATATGCCGTGCTGCGCGCGCCGCAGGCCGGGGTGGTTGCCAAGCGTCAGGTAGAAGTGGGCCAGGTGGTTGCCGCCGGGCAAACCGTGTTCACCCTGGCCGCCGATGGCGAGCGCGAAGTGGTGATCGGCCTGCCGGAGCAGCAGTTCGCCCGCTTTGCCGTGGGGCAACCGGTCAGTGTGGAGCTGTGGTCACACCCGCAAGCGCGCTTTCAGGGGCGTATCCGCGAGCTGTCACCGGCCGCCGACCCCCGCTCGCGCACCTTTGCTGCGCGCATCGCCTTTACTTCGGCCGCCACGCCGGCGGAGCTGGGCCAGAGTGCCCGGGTGTTCATCGCCCATGATGGGCTGATCCCGTTGGCAGTGCCGCTGTCAGCGGTTACAGCGGAAAACGGCCAGGCCTATGTGTGGCGCGTCAACAAGGACAGCCGCCTGGAGCGGGCCGAGGTGCGTCTGGGGGCTTATGGCAGCGACAGTGTGCCAGTGCTCGAAGGCCTCGCCGCCGGTGACTGGGTGGTCGCCGCCGGTGGCCATGTACTGCGTGAGGGCCAGGAAATACGCCCTGTGGACCGCAGCAACCGTGTAGTGAAGCTGACGGCCAAGGAGTAA
- a CDS encoding extensin-like domain-containing protein, translating to MRAMLALLAGLLVLAGLAWHFGWRLPAVWNPWAPLDVRQPPNLLTPYKLSRLRDDPALCRQALETSQLRYRAQADSPAAANCPLQNVWRIEGGQARLSSSFLASCPLAVAYALFENHGLQPVAQRVLGQPVTQVDHLGSFACRNVYHRKQGRLSQHATANALDISGFRLQDGRRIVLARDWQAGGQKAEFLRQVQQAACESFSTVLGPDYNAAHHNHFHLDMGRWQICR from the coding sequence ATGCGGGCAATGCTGGCGCTGCTGGCCGGCCTGTTGGTGCTGGCCGGCCTGGCCTGGCACTTCGGCTGGCGCCTGCCTGCCGTGTGGAACCCCTGGGCGCCGCTGGATGTGCGTCAGCCGCCCAACCTGCTGACGCCGTACAAGCTTTCACGCCTGCGCGATGACCCGGCCTTGTGCCGGCAGGCACTGGAAACCAGCCAGCTGCGCTACCGGGCGCAAGCCGACAGCCCGGCTGCGGCCAACTGCCCGTTGCAGAACGTGTGGCGCATCGAGGGCGGGCAGGCGCGGCTCAGCAGCAGCTTCCTGGCCAGTTGCCCGCTGGCGGTGGCCTACGCGCTGTTCGAGAACCATGGCTTGCAGCCGGTGGCGCAGCGGGTGCTGGGCCAACCGGTGACCCAGGTCGATCACCTGGGCAGCTTCGCCTGTCGCAATGTCTACCACCGCAAGCAGGGCCGCTTGAGCCAGCACGCTACCGCCAATGCGTTGGACATCAGCGGTTTTCGCCTGCAGGACGGCCGGCGCATCGTGCTGGCGCGTGACTGGCAGGCGGGCGGGCAGAAGGCAGAGTTCTTGCGGCAGGTGCAGCAGGCGGCTTGCGAGAGCTTCAGCACGGTACTGGGGCCGGATTACAACGCCGCGCACCACAATCACTTCCACCTGGACATGGGGCGCTGGCAGATCTGCCGTTAG
- the ppc gene encoding phosphoenolpyruvate carboxylase, translating to MTDIDVRLREDVHVLGELLGETIRQQHGDAFLQKIEDIRHSAKADRRGPGEQLTSTLADLAEEDLLPVARAFNQFLNLANMAEQYQLIRRRDAGQAEPFEARVLPELLARLKQAGHSNDALARQLAKLDIQLVLTAHPTEVARRTLIQKYDAIAGQLAAQDHRDLTPDERHQVRERLRRLIAEAWHTEEIRRTRPTPVDEAKWGFAVIEHSLWHAIPSHLRKVDKALLDATGLRLPLEAAPIRFASWMGGDRDGNPNVTAAVTREVLLLARWMAADLFLRDIDALAAELSMQQASDALRERVGDSAEPYRAVLKQLRDRLRATRAWAHTALTSSQPASAEVLVDNRDLIAPLELCYQSLHECGMGVIAEGPLLDCLRRAVTFGLFLGRLDVRQDAARHRDALTEITDYLGLGRYADWDEDRRIEFLQAELKNRRPLLPAHFRPQADTAEVLATCREVAAAPAASLGSYVISMAGAASDVLAVQLLLKEAGLTRPMRVVPLFETLADLDNAGPVMQRLLGLPGYRAGLRGPQEVMIGYSDSAKDAGTTAAAWAQYRAQENLVRICAEHQVELLLFHGRGGTVGRGGGPAHAAILSQPPGSVAGRFRTTEQGEMIRFKFGLPGIAEQNLNLYLAAVLEATLLPPPPPQPAWREVMDQLAADGVKAYRSVVRDNPDFVEYFRQSTPEQELGRLPLGSRPAKRRAGGIESLRAIPWIFGWTQTRLMLPAWLGWETALSNALARGQGELLAQMREQWPFFRTRIDMLEMVLAKADAQIAEAYDERLVQPDLLPLGAHLRDLLSQSCQVVLGLTGQQVLLAHSPETLEFISLRNTYLDPLHRLQAELLARSRSREAALDSPLEQALLVTVAGIAAGLRNTG from the coding sequence ATGACTGATATCGATGTGCGTTTGCGTGAAGATGTCCATGTGTTGGGTGAGCTGCTCGGCGAAACCATTCGCCAGCAGCATGGCGATGCGTTCTTGCAGAAAATTGAAGACATCCGCCACAGCGCCAAGGCCGACCGCCGCGGCCCCGGCGAGCAATTGACCTCGACCCTGGCCGACCTTGCCGAAGAAGACTTGCTACCCGTCGCCAGGGCCTTCAACCAGTTCCTCAACCTGGCCAACATGGCCGAGCAGTACCAGTTGATCCGCCGCCGCGACGCCGGCCAGGCCGAACCCTTCGAGGCCCGTGTGCTGCCCGAATTGCTGGCGCGCCTGAAGCAGGCCGGGCATAGCAACGATGCCCTGGCCCGGCAACTGGCCAAGCTCGACATCCAATTGGTGCTTACGGCGCACCCCACCGAGGTGGCCCGTCGCACCTTGATCCAGAAGTACGACGCCATCGCCGGCCAGCTGGCTGCCCAGGACCACCGTGACCTGACCCCGGACGAACGCCATCAGGTGCGTGAACGCTTGCGCCGGCTGATTGCCGAGGCCTGGCACACCGAAGAAATCCGCCGCACCCGGCCGACGCCGGTAGACGAAGCCAAGTGGGGCTTCGCGGTGATCGAGCATTCGCTGTGGCACGCCATCCCCAGCCACCTGCGCAAGGTCGACAAGGCCCTGCTGGATGCCACCGGCTTGCGCCTGCCGCTGGAGGCCGCGCCAATTCGCTTTGCCTCGTGGATGGGCGGTGACCGTGACGGCAACCCCAATGTGACTGCCGCCGTTACCCGGGAAGTGCTGTTGCTGGCGCGCTGGATGGCCGCCGACCTGTTCCTGCGCGACATCGATGCACTGGCCGCCGAGTTGTCCATGCAGCAGGCCAGTGACGCGTTGCGCGAACGGGTGGGCGACAGTGCCGAACCCTACCGCGCCGTGCTCAAGCAACTGCGCGACCGCCTGCGGGCGACGCGTGCATGGGCGCATACCGCTTTGACCAGCAGCCAGCCGGCCAGCGCCGAGGTGCTGGTGGATAACCGCGACCTGATTGCGCCACTGGAGCTGTGCTATCAGTCGCTGCACGAATGCGGCATGGGCGTTATCGCCGAAGGGCCGTTGCTCGATTGCCTGCGCCGCGCCGTCACTTTCGGCCTTTTCCTGGGCCGCCTGGACGTGCGCCAGGACGCTGCCCGCCACCGTGACGCGCTGACCGAAATCACCGACTACCTGGGCCTGGGCCGCTATGCCGACTGGGATGAAGATCGCCGCATCGAATTCCTTCAGGCCGAGCTGAAAAACCGCCGCCCGCTGTTGCCCGCACACTTCAGGCCGCAGGCAGACACCGCCGAGGTGCTGGCCACCTGCCGGGAAGTCGCCGCCGCGCCCGCTGCCTCGCTGGGCTCCTATGTCATTTCCATGGCCGGTGCCGCTTCGGATGTGCTGGCGGTGCAACTGTTGCTCAAGGAAGCCGGCCTGACCCGCCCCATGCGTGTGGTACCGCTGTTCGAGACCCTGGCTGACCTGGACAACGCCGGGCCGGTGATGCAGCGCCTGCTCGGCCTGCCGGGTTACCGGGCCGGGCTGCGCGGCCCGCAGGAAGTGATGATCGGCTACTCCGACTCGGCCAAGGATGCTGGCACCACGGCGGCGGCCTGGGCGCAGTACCGGGCCCAGGAAAACCTGGTGCGCATCTGCGCCGAACACCAGGTCGAACTGCTGCTGTTCCACGGCCGGGGCGGTACGGTAGGGCGCGGCGGTGGCCCGGCCCACGCAGCGATCCTGTCGCAGCCACCGGGTTCGGTGGCGGGGCGGTTCCGCACCACCGAGCAGGGCGAAATGATCCGCTTCAAGTTCGGTTTGCCGGGCATCGCCGAGCAAAACCTGAACCTGTACCTGGCCGCTGTGCTCGAAGCCACGCTGTTGCCCCCGCCGCCCCCGCAACCGGCCTGGCGCGAGGTGATGGACCAGTTGGCTGCTGATGGCGTCAAGGCGTACCGCAGTGTGGTGCGCGACAACCCCGATTTCGTCGAGTACTTCCGCCAGTCGACGCCAGAACAGGAACTGGGGCGCCTGCCGCTGGGCAGCCGCCCCGCCAAGCGCCGGGCAGGCGGGATCGAAAGCCTGCGGGCCATCCCATGGATCTTCGGCTGGACCCAGACCCGGCTGATGCTGCCGGCCTGGCTGGGCTGGGAAACCGCGCTGAGCAATGCCTTGGCCCGTGGCCAAGGTGAGTTGCTGGCACAGATGCGCGAGCAGTGGCCGTTTTTCCGTACCCGCATCGACATGCTGGAAATGGTGCTGGCCAAGGCCGATGCGCAAATAGCCGAGGCCTACGACGAACGTCTGGTGCAACCGGACTTGCTTCCTTTAGGTGCACACCTGCGCGACCTATTGTCGCAGTCTTGCCAGGTGGTACTGGGGCTGACCGGGCAGCAGGTGCTACTGGCGCACAGCCCCGAGACGCTGGAATTCATCAGCCTGCGCAACACCTACCTGGACCCGCTGCACCGCCTGCAGGCCGAGTTGCTGGCCCGCTCGCGCAGCCGCGAAGCCGCTCTGGACAGCCCGTTGGAGCAGGCCTTGCTGGTGACCGTGGCGGGTATTGCCGCCGGGCTGCGCAATACCGGCTGA
- the adk gene encoding adenylate kinase: MRVILLGAPGAGKGTQAKFITEKFGIPQISTGDMLRAAVKAGTPLGLELKKVMDAGQLVSDELIISLVKERIAQPDCANGCLFDGFPRTIPQAEAMVSAGVDIDAVVEIAVDDEEIVGRMAGRRVHLASGRTYHIQYNPPKVEGKDDVTGEDLIQRDDDKEETVRHRLSVYHTQTKPLVEFYQKLSAANAGKPKYSHIEGVGSVDAITAKVLAALS; this comes from the coding sequence ATGCGCGTAATTCTGCTGGGAGCTCCCGGGGCCGGTAAAGGTACTCAGGCAAAGTTCATCACCGAAAAGTTCGGTATTCCACAGATCTCCACCGGCGACATGCTGCGTGCCGCCGTCAAGGCCGGCACCCCGCTGGGCCTGGAACTGAAGAAAGTCATGGATGCCGGCCAGCTGGTCTCCGACGAGCTGATCATCAGCCTGGTCAAGGAGCGCATCGCCCAGCCTGATTGCGCCAACGGCTGCCTGTTCGACGGCTTCCCACGCACCATCCCGCAGGCCGAAGCCATGGTCTCTGCCGGTGTCGACATCGACGCCGTGGTCGAAATCGCCGTGGACGACGAAGAAATCGTCGGCCGCATGGCTGGCCGCCGCGTACACCTGGCCTCGGGCCGTACCTACCACATTCAGTACAACCCGCCGAAAGTGGAAGGCAAGGACGACGTCACTGGTGAAGACCTGATCCAGCGCGACGACGACAAGGAAGAAACCGTTCGTCATCGCCTGTCGGTCTACCACACCCAGACCAAGCCGCTGGTGGAGTTCTACCAGAAGCTGTCGGCCGCCAATGCCGGCAAGCCGAAGTACAGCCACATTGAAGGTGTCGGTTCGGTCGACGCCATCACTGCCAAGGTCCTGGCAGCCCTGAGCTGA
- a CDS encoding DUF4398 domain-containing protein, which produces MELTTMKTRTSKLSSTHVRGFKLAALALGSSLVLAGCAGNPPTEQYAVTQSAVNSAVSAGGTEFAAVEMKAAQDKFKQAEIAMHDKKYDEAKRLAQQAEWDARLAERKAQAAKAQKAVQDARQGVQDVREEGLRSAQ; this is translated from the coding sequence ATGGAACTGACCACCATGAAGACCCGCACTAGCAAACTGTCATCCACTCATGTGCGCGGGTTCAAGCTGGCCGCGCTGGCCCTGGGCAGTAGCCTGGTCCTGGCCGGCTGTGCGGGCAACCCGCCTACCGAGCAGTATGCTGTCACCCAGTCCGCCGTGAACTCCGCCGTGAGCGCGGGTGGCACTGAGTTCGCCGCCGTGGAAATGAAAGCGGCCCAGGACAAGTTCAAGCAAGCCGAAATCGCCATGCACGACAAGAAGTACGACGAGGCCAAGCGCCTGGCCCAACAGGCCGAGTGGGACGCCCGCCTCGCCGAACGCAAGGCCCAGGCGGCCAAGGCCCAGAAGGCCGTGCAGGATGCCCGCCAGGGCGTTCAGGACGTACGTGAGGAAGGCCTGCGCAGCGCTCAGTGA
- a CDS encoding isocitrate lyase/PEP mutase family protein — MDVQTLRAEAFKALHEREGAFVIPNPWDAGSAKLLASLGFEALATTSAGLAFSLGRPDAEGALSLDDTLDNAGEIVDATALPVAADLENGFGDMPEDCAQTILRAAEIGLVGGSIEDASGRSDAPIYDLGLAVERVRAAVQAARSLPFPFTLCARAENLLHGRMDLDDTILRLQAYAEAGADVLYAPGLRTVEEVRAVVQAVAPRPVNVLMGMAGVPLSVNQLQDLGVRRISVGSSLARAALGAFHRAALEIRNEGTFGYGEQALPFAQLNDLFRR; from the coding sequence ATGGATGTGCAAACCCTGCGAGCCGAAGCCTTCAAGGCTTTACACGAGCGCGAAGGCGCGTTCGTCATCCCCAACCCGTGGGACGCCGGCTCCGCCAAGCTGCTTGCCAGCCTGGGTTTCGAGGCGCTGGCCACTACCAGTGCTGGCCTGGCGTTCAGCCTGGGCCGGCCAGACGCCGAAGGCGCCTTGAGCCTGGACGATACCCTGGACAATGCCGGCGAGATCGTCGACGCCACTGCGTTGCCGGTGGCCGCGGACCTTGAGAACGGTTTCGGCGACATGCCTGAAGATTGTGCCCAGACCATCTTGCGTGCTGCCGAAATCGGCCTGGTAGGTGGCTCCATCGAGGATGCCAGTGGCCGCAGTGATGCGCCCATCTATGACCTCGGGCTGGCCGTGGAGCGCGTGCGCGCCGCCGTGCAGGCTGCGCGTAGCCTGCCGTTCCCGTTTACGTTGTGCGCCCGGGCAGAAAACCTGCTGCATGGCCGCATGGACCTCGACGACACCATCCTGCGCCTGCAAGCCTATGCCGAGGCCGGCGCCGATGTGCTCTATGCCCCCGGGCTGCGCACCGTCGAGGAAGTACGTGCGGTGGTGCAGGCGGTCGCCCCGCGGCCGGTGAATGTATTGATGGGCATGGCGGGTGTGCCACTGAGCGTGAACCAGTTGCAGGACCTGGGCGTGCGCCGCATCAGCGTCGGCTCGTCGCTGGCCCGTGCCGCGCTGGGGGCCTTCCACCGTGCTGCGTTGGAGATTCGCAACGAGGGTACGTTCGGCTACGGTGAGCAGGCACTGCCGTTTGCCCAGCTCAACGACCTGTTCCGCCGCTGA
- a CDS encoding TetR/AcrR family transcriptional regulator — translation MQTTMPNDAPIGPGRPKDLVKREAILEAAKALFLSLGYANTSMDAVAAAAGVSKLTVYSHFTDKQTLFCSAVMATCQIQLPDLLFEYPEGAPVEEVLLTIARGFQALISSDEAVKLSRLIMAQGSLDPSFGEYFYEAGPKRVLAGMEALLRGANERGLLRIDNPLRAAEHFFCLVKGAPDYRLLLGCAGPLQGEEAEAHVREVVRVFLRAFKP, via the coding sequence ATGCAGACCACAATGCCCAACGACGCACCCATCGGCCCAGGCCGGCCAAAGGACCTGGTCAAGCGCGAGGCGATTCTCGAAGCAGCCAAGGCCCTGTTCCTCAGCCTTGGTTACGCCAACACCAGCATGGATGCGGTCGCTGCGGCGGCAGGTGTTTCAAAACTTACCGTGTACAGCCACTTCACCGACAAGCAGACCCTGTTCTGCTCAGCGGTCATGGCCACCTGCCAGATCCAGCTACCTGACCTGCTGTTCGAGTATCCCGAGGGGGCACCGGTGGAGGAGGTATTGTTGACCATTGCCCGTGGCTTCCAGGCACTGATCAGCAGCGACGAAGCGGTCAAGCTCAGCCGCCTGATCATGGCCCAGGGGAGCCTGGACCCAAGCTTTGGCGAGTACTTCTACGAAGCCGGCCCCAAGCGCGTGCTGGCAGGGATGGAAGCGCTGCTGCGCGGGGCCAATGAACGCGGGCTGCTGCGTATCGACAACCCGCTGCGTGCGGCGGAGCACTTCTTCTGCCTGGTCAAGGGGGCACCGGATTATCGCTTGCTGCTGGGGTGCGCGGGGCCGCTCCAGGGCGAAGAGGCCGAGGCACATGTGCGCGAGGTGGTGAGGGTGTTCTTGCGGGCGTTCAAACCCTGA
- a CDS encoding OmpA family protein — translation MRNYVMIPALLALSVGLAACSHDPNANLESARTNFSSLQSDPQSSKVAALETKDAQDWLNKADKAYMDREDQKKVDQLAYLTNQRVEVAKQTIALRTAEGELKNASAQRAQAKLDARDAQIAKLQDSLNAKQTDRGTLVTFGDVLFDFNKAELKSNAYPNVTKLAQFLQENPERKVIVEGYTDSVGSANYNQTLSERRANSVRMALVRAGVDPARIVSQGYGKEYPVADNGSNSGRAQNRRVEVTISNDNQPVAPRSVSQVQR, via the coding sequence ATGCGCAATTACGTCATGATTCCCGCCCTGCTGGCCCTCAGCGTTGGTCTTGCTGCCTGCTCGCACGACCCTAACGCCAACCTGGAATCGGCCCGCACCAACTTCTCCTCGCTGCAGAGCGATCCGCAATCGAGCAAGGTCGCGGCACTGGAGACCAAGGACGCCCAGGACTGGCTGAACAAGGCCGACAAGGCCTACATGGACCGTGAAGACCAGAAGAAGGTCGACCAACTCGCCTACCTGACCAACCAGCGTGTTGAAGTGGCCAAGCAGACCATTGCCCTGCGCACCGCCGAAGGCGAGCTGAAAAACGCCTCGGCCCAACGCGCACAGGCCAAGCTGGATGCCCGCGACGCGCAGATCGCCAAGCTGCAGGACAGCCTCAACGCCAAGCAGACCGACCGCGGTACGCTGGTGACCTTTGGCGATGTGCTGTTCGACTTCAACAAGGCCGAGCTCAAGAGCAACGCCTACCCGAACGTCACCAAGCTGGCCCAGTTCCTCCAGGAAAACCCGGAGCGCAAGGTGATTGTCGAGGGCTACACCGACAGCGTCGGCTCGGCCAACTACAACCAGACCCTGTCCGAGCGCCGCGCCAACAGCGTACGCATGGCACTGGTACGTGCCGGCGTAGACCCGGCGCGCATCGTCTCCCAGGGCTATGGCAAGGAGTACCCGGTAGCGGACAACGGCAGCAACTCGGGCCGTGCGCAAAACCGTCGCGTGGAGGTGACCATCTCCAACGACAACCAGCCAGTGGCACCCCGTTCGGTGAGCCAGGTTCAGCGGTAA
- a CDS encoding class I SAM-dependent methyltransferase, with translation MEEQGTGIRVEAMSAEYAEQAKVWAERLSLPLQDESAGFAVQVGAEGLQIQQLGPQAPGPVRVDFVEGQAAHRRQFGGGNGQMIAKAVGIAQGVRPQVLDATAGLGKDAFVLASLGCQMTLIERQPLIAALLEDGLARARSDDEVGPIVGRMRLLTGNAIERMRAWEGEAPQVIYLDPMFPHRDKSALVKKEMRVFRPLVGDDLDAPALLEAALALASHRVVVKRPRKAPIIDGPKPSHSLEGKSSRYDIYPKRALKA, from the coding sequence ATGGAAGAGCAAGGCACGGGTATCAGGGTCGAGGCGATGTCGGCTGAGTATGCGGAGCAGGCCAAGGTGTGGGCTGAACGCCTAAGCCTGCCGCTACAGGACGAGAGCGCCGGCTTCGCCGTGCAGGTGGGCGCCGAGGGTTTGCAGATCCAGCAGCTTGGGCCGCAGGCACCAGGGCCGGTGCGGGTGGACTTTGTCGAAGGCCAGGCCGCGCACCGGCGCCAGTTTGGTGGTGGCAACGGGCAGATGATTGCCAAGGCCGTGGGCATTGCCCAAGGCGTGCGGCCACAAGTGCTGGATGCCACGGCAGGCCTTGGCAAAGATGCGTTCGTGCTGGCCAGCCTGGGCTGCCAGATGACCCTGATCGAGCGCCAGCCGCTGATTGCCGCGCTGCTGGAAGATGGCCTGGCGCGGGCGCGCTCGGATGACGAGGTGGGCCCGATTGTCGGGCGCATGCGCCTGCTGACCGGCAACGCCATCGAGCGTATGCGCGCCTGGGAAGGGGAGGCGCCGCAAGTCATCTACCTCGACCCCATGTTCCCGCACCGCGACAAGAGCGCCCTGGTGAAAAAGGAAATGCGCGTGTTCCGGCCCTTGGTGGGTGACGACCTGGATGCCCCGGCCCTGCTCGAAGCAGCCCTGGCGCTGGCCAGCCACCGGGTGGTGGTGAAGCGCCCGCGCAAGGCGCCGATCATCGACGGGCCGAAGCCGAGCCATAGCCTGGAAGGCAAGTCGAGCCGGTATGACATTTACCCGAAGAGAGCCTTGAAGGCCTGA
- the tsaB gene encoding tRNA (adenosine(37)-N6)-threonylcarbamoyltransferase complex dimerization subunit type 1 TsaB has translation MTTLLALDTATEACSVALLHDGKVTSHYEVIPRQHAQKLLPMIKQLLAESGVALNALDAIAFGRGPGAFTGVRIAIGVVQGLAFALERPVLPVSNLAALAQGALREQGVQQVAAAIDARMDEVYWGCYQATAGEMRLVGREAVLPPEQVALPAGSSGEWFGAGTGWGYAERLAVQVAASNPGALPNALDILSLATFAWARDEAIVAEQAQPVYLRDNVATPKKH, from the coding sequence ATGACCACCCTGCTGGCCCTGGATACCGCCACCGAAGCCTGTTCCGTCGCGCTGCTGCATGACGGCAAGGTAACCAGCCATTACGAGGTGATCCCGCGTCAGCACGCGCAGAAGCTGCTGCCGATGATCAAGCAGTTGCTGGCCGAATCCGGCGTTGCGCTGAATGCACTGGATGCCATCGCCTTTGGCCGTGGCCCGGGCGCTTTCACCGGCGTGCGCATTGCCATTGGTGTGGTCCAGGGCCTGGCCTTCGCGCTGGAGCGCCCGGTGCTGCCGGTGTCCAACCTGGCCGCGCTGGCCCAGGGTGCCTTGCGCGAGCAGGGCGTGCAGCAGGTGGCGGCTGCCATCGATGCGCGCATGGATGAAGTGTACTGGGGCTGCTACCAGGCCACGGCCGGCGAAATGCGCCTGGTCGGCCGCGAGGCGGTGTTGCCGCCCGAACAGGTAGCGCTGCCGGCGGGCAGCAGTGGCGAGTGGTTCGGTGCCGGTACCGGATGGGGCTATGCCGAGCGCCTGGCGGTACAGGTGGCGGCCAGCAACCCTGGCGCCTTGCCCAATGCGCTGGACATTCTCAGCCTGGCTACCTTCGCCTGGGCTCGTGATGAGGCAATCGTTGCCGAGCAGGCGCAACCGGTATATCTGCGCGATAATGTAGCTACGCCCAAGAAGCACTGA
- a CDS encoding DUF72 domain-containing protein translates to MSPPPLPYFLGCPSWSENAWRDYLYPADATSNEMLGLYSQVFNAVEGNTTFYARPAPGTIARWAQVMPGHFRFTAKFPRDISHEGDLRDQLEPAFDFTRLMAPLGKRVSPYWLQLPAKFGPARLGELCHFLDEIGLPVAVEVRNQAFFAKGEEERLLNRLLHERGVERICLDPRALFSCTSRDPAVLHAQSKKPKVPPRPAAFSQHPQVRFIGHPELEANHTFLSPWVEKIADWIEEGRNPYIFLHTSDNRLAAALARHFHQRLMARLPGLAPLPELPRAPEVEQLGLL, encoded by the coding sequence ATGAGTCCACCACCACTGCCTTATTTTCTCGGTTGCCCGTCCTGGAGCGAAAACGCCTGGCGCGACTACCTCTATCCCGCCGACGCCACCAGTAACGAAATGCTTGGCCTCTACAGCCAGGTGTTCAACGCCGTCGAGGGCAATACCACCTTCTATGCACGCCCCGCTCCCGGCACCATTGCCCGCTGGGCGCAGGTGATGCCCGGGCACTTCCGTTTCACCGCCAAGTTTCCCCGGGACATCAGCCACGAGGGTGACCTGCGTGATCAACTGGAGCCTGCCTTCGACTTCACACGGCTGATGGCCCCGCTGGGCAAGCGCGTTTCGCCGTACTGGCTGCAGTTGCCGGCCAAGTTCGGCCCGGCGCGCCTGGGCGAGCTTTGCCACTTCCTCGACGAGATCGGCCTGCCGGTGGCCGTGGAAGTGCGTAACCAGGCCTTCTTCGCCAAGGGTGAAGAAGAACGCCTGCTCAACCGCCTGCTGCACGAACGCGGCGTGGAGCGCATCTGCCTGGACCCGCGGGCGTTGTTCAGCTGCACCTCGCGCGACCCTGCCGTGCTGCATGCGCAGTCGAAGAAGCCCAAGGTACCACCACGCCCTGCGGCCTTCAGCCAGCACCCACAGGTGCGCTTCATCGGCCATCCGGAGCTGGAGGCCAATCACACCTTCCTCAGCCCTTGGGTAGAAAAAATCGCCGATTGGATCGAGGAAGGCCGCAACCCCTATATCTTCCTGCACACTTCGGACAATCGCCTGGCTGCGGCGTTGGCCCGGCATTTCCATCAACGCCTGATGGCACGCCTGCCAGGTCTTGCACCTTTGCCGGAATTGCCGCGCGCGCCCGAGGTCGAACAACTGGGCTTACTCTGA